TGTCAGATCCGGCATGGGTTCTCCCCTTCCTGGTTTCCGGTTCTCTCCATGCAGTGCAAAACGCCGCCCGGAAGCCCACTGGCGCTACGCCCCGCTCCGCTGCAGCGACAGGGACAGACCCGGACGGCGCACGTGGATGTCGCTGTAGCGGCCGCGGTGGGCCAGTTGCTCCATGAGGGTCACCATGGGTGCGTGGGCGTTCCGGTACTCCCGCGGCGGGCCGGCGGCACGCATGACGGCAATCTCCTCCGCGCTCAGCATCCAGCGCAGCAGCAGCTCCTCGTCGGTGACGCCCGGGCCGCCGAGCTTGCGCCGCACCTCCTGGATGGTGAGGTCCGGCGGCACCCACCGGGCCATCTCCTTGCCGCGGGGGCGGTCCAGGATCTTGTGCTTCACGCCGGCATCCATGGTGTCGGCGCCTTCCTTGCCCCAGAGCCCCAGCGCGTACTGGATGATCTGGTCGGTGACCTCCTCGTAGCGCCCGCCGACGATGACGTTGATGGCGGCCTGGCTGCCCACGAACTGGGACAGCGGCGTCACCATGATGGGGTAGCCCAGGTCCGCCCGCACCCGCACCACCTCGTCGAGGGCCTCCTCCGCCTTGTGCTCCAGCCCCACCTTGGCGAGCTGGTGGCGCAGGTTCGAGATCATGCCGCCGGGCACCTGGTGCTGGTACTGGGCGTAGTCGTACTCCACCGGCGCGCCCACGGGGAAGCCCTCTTGGCGCGCCACCGCGGTGAAGAACTCCGACACGGCTTCGAGCGCGTCCGTGTCCACGGCGCAGGTGTAGCCCAAGGCGCGCAGGTTGGCGGCGACGCTGAACACCGACGGGTTCGACGAGGCGTTGGCCAGCGGGGGCACGGCCGTGTTCACCGTGCGCACGCCGAGCTTCACCGCTTCCAGGCAGCACAGTGGGCCGAGACCGGTGGTGCAGTGGGTGTGCAGCTCCACCGGGATGCCGCCGGCATTCTCGAAGATCATCGGCACCAGGGTGCGCGTGCGCTCGGGGGTGAGCAGGCCGCCGGGATCCTTGAGGCACAGGAACGGCACCCCCAGGGAGGCCGCCTCGCGGGTCTTGCGCGCGTAGTACTCGTCGGTGTGCTTGGGCGACACCGAGTAGATCAGGTTCACGATGGGCTCCAGGCCGTTGTTGCGCGCGATGCCGACCTTGCGCCGCCACCCTTCCAGCTCGTTCCACTCCTCGGAGATGCGCGCCTGGCGGATACCGTTGGCCGCCATGCGCTCGATGAACAGCTCGTACACCGAGACGGGCGTGATCTCGAAGGCGTTGACCCTCCCGGCCATGAGCCGCAGCGGCGTCCGCGTGATGCGTTCCGCCACCATGCGCACCCGGTCCCAGGGATCCTCCTTGAGCTCGCGCACGCACTTCTTGAGGTGCGAGGCGGACATCAGCTCGATGGCGTCGAAGCCCGCCTCGTCCATGGTCCGGGCCACCGGGAGCATCATGCCCGTGGTCATGCGCTCCGCCCAGAGGCTCTGGTGGCCGTCGCGCAACGTGGTGTCTACGAATCGGATCTCGTCCATGTGTCGCTCGCCTGCGCGGCGCCCGCACCGGACGCCGCCACCGTTTATCAAAGTCCTGTTACGCCAGGATGCGCGGGCCGAACAGCGTCACCGCGTTGTCCCACAGGATCTTGGCCTTGGCCTCGTCCGCGATCGGTTGTGCGTCGAAGTCGGGCAGGGCCTTCTCCGGCCGCGGCGCGTCCGGATGCGGATAGTCGGTGTTCCAGGCGATGTTCTCGCCGCCCAGGTGGTCCACCGCGTAGGACAGCGCGCTCTCGTCGCTGTCGCAGGTCACCGTGACCTGGCGCTTGAAGTACTCGCTCGGTAGCATGGGCAGGCGCTCCACCGCGTTGCCCATGACGCTGTTGCGCCCGTGGGTGTGTTCGTCCATGCGTCCGAGCCAGAAAGGCACCCAGCCGACGTTGGACTCGAGGATGCCCAGCCGCAGCTTCGGAAAGCGATCCAGGATGCCCGTGAAGATGAAGTGCCCCATGGTGGCCATGTTGTCGCAGGGAAAGCCCAGTGCGTGGTCGAGGCCGCGCAGGGCGAGCTGCTGCATGTCGCGGTCGTCTACGTTGCCGCGGTTACCGCCCGCAAACGGATGGAAGCGGCGCTGGCGGTACTCGCCGTGCACCGAGATGGGAAAATCCAGCTCGCACGCCAGGCTCCACAGGGCGTCGTACTCGGGCTCGTGCAGCCAGCGGTCCTCGGGCAGGAAGGGGTTGCGCACCGACACCGCCCCCAGTTCCTCCACCGCGCGCCGCGCCTCCGCCACCATGTCCACGGTGTCCGCGCCCGGCAGCACCGCCACGAACTTCAGCCGCTTGGGATCGGCGTCGCAGTAGTCCCGGCACCAGTTGTTGTAGGCGCGGCACATGGCGGCGCCCAGCTTGGCGTCCTTCAGGGCCACGCGGTACGCGAAGTTTCCGTTGTTGCCCGTGGGCAGCAGCACCTGCACGTCCCATCCGTGGGCGTCCATGTCCTTGAGACGGGTCTCCGAGGACCACCACGTGCGGTACTGCTCGCCGTACTTGGCCTCCATGTCCGCCCACGCGGTGCGCGGCAGCTTGGGCTGCTTCTCCGTCTTGGGGATGATGCGGCCGTCCGGCTCGTAGACCATGAAGGCGCCGTCCATGAACGCCACCTTGGGCACCTGGTCGCGGTAGGCGGGCTCGACGTATCGCTCCCAGAGGTATTGCGGCTCATGCATGTGCGCGTCCGCGTCCATGACCTTGAATCCCTTCCACATGGCGGCGCTCCTTTCGGCGAGTGTCCGGTTACTATTCCCTGTTTCGCCGCCCGCTTCAACCGGCGGCGGCGCTTGACAGCACCGCTCCCGTTCCATTACGGTCGCGGGCGCCATGACATCTCAAGCATTTGTCGACTCGATCATCGGGGAGATCATCCAACCGGGCGTCGAGCGGTTGATGGCCTGCCGGTACTTCACGGACCTGCGCGAGGGCACCCTGACCACCCGACGGCTCCAGGGCTTCGCGCTGCAGCACTACTTGCTCAACATCGCCATCAACAAGGGATTCACCCTGTGCATGGCGAAGAACGCCCACAACCAGGAGCTCTTCGAGCTCTACCTCCACGCCTTCACCGAAGAACAGACCCATCCCGACCTGATGAAGCGGTTCGGCCTCTCCATCGGCCTGACCGATGGGGATTTCGCCCAGGCGCTGCCCATCTTCGAGTGCCAGGCTCACGCCGCCGCCATTCTCCGGGGCATGTTCCTGGGCTCACCCGCCGAGACCCGCACCAGCGCGCTGGTGAACGAGAGCATGGTGGGCCGCTACGCGGCGGAGTTCGACGACTGCCTTGCACGGCAGTACGGCGTCAACGACCACCACCGGGAGTTCTTTACCGTGCACGCGGTGGCGGACCAGGAACACACCGCGCTGGCGGCCCAGGTCATCGCCCGGTTCTGTACCACCGAGCGTGATCGCCAGGTGGTGACCCACGCGGCGCGCAACATGGTGCGCTTCAAGCTGGCGAAGTTCGAGGGGCTCTACGACGAATACGCATGACACGGGCTTCCCGCGTTAATGAGGCAACTCGGTTGACGAGGGTCCGCGAGGCTCTATAATCGAAGGGAACAGGAGGGTTACGCATGGAAGACAAAACGGCGTCCGTCTCGTTGCCCGAAATTCTCTCGGTCTTTCCGCTGACGGGCGTGCTGCTGCTGCCGGGGACCCGGCTGCCGTTGCACATCTTCGAGCCCCGCTACCGCAACCTGGTGCATGACGCGCTGGAGGCGGAGGGGGTCTTCGGCATGATCCAACCCTTCACTCCCCAAAGGGACAACAGGCCCCAGCCGGGGGCCGAGCAAACCATACCCGACCTCTACCCGGTGGGCTGCGCCGGCCACATCGAACGCTGGGAGCAGTCGCCGGACGGCCGCTACATGGTGCAGCTTCGCGGCATCAGCCGCTTCCGTGTGAAGGAAGAGTTGTCCGTGGAACGCGGCTACCGGCGCGTGCTCCCGGACTACGCGAGTTTCGCTGACCTTGATGGGGACGCTTCGGAAGCGGTCGATCGTCCGCGCCTGACCCAAGCCTTGAGCCGCTACGCCGAGGCCCGTGGCATGGCCGTCGACCCGGACCAACTCCACCCCATACCCGACGCCGACTTCGTGAATTTTCTGGGCGTCGCCATGCCCTTCCACCCGTCGGAGAAGCAGGCGCTGCTGGAGGCCGGTTCCTTCAAGGAACGGCAAGACTTGCTGGTCAATCTCCTGGAGTTTGGCGGGGGCGCGCCGGAGCCGCCGTCCGGGTCGGGCTCGCGCACGCTCAACTGAGCAGATCCACGAACTCCCGCGCCTTGGCCACGAGCCCCGCGTGGCCCTCCCGTGCCAGCACGTCCGCCAGGAAGGCGCTGCCCAGCACGATGCCCGTCACCCCCAAGGCGGCGTACTCGGCGACGTTGTCCTTGTTGACGCCGCCCGAGACCATGAAGCGGGCATCGGGGAAGGGACCCAGCATCTGCCGGATGAAATGCGGTCCGCCCACGCAGTCCGCGGGAAAGATCTTCACCAGATCGGCGCCGGCGCGCAATGCCTGCACGACCTCCGTCGGGGTCGCGCCGGCGGGGATGGACGCCACGCCGGCCTCGCGGCAAAGCGGCACCAGGTCCAGCTCCAGGCTTGGCGAGACGATGAAACGCGCGCCCGCCTCGATACCGGTGCGCGCCTGCTCCTCGGACAGCACCGTGCCGGCGCCGACGTGCACCACTCCTTCTCCGGCCAGTGTTCGGATCACCTCCGCGGCGTCGGGAACGGTGAAGGTCACCTCCACGAACCGAATGCCGGCCTCGCCCACGGCCCGGGCGGTGGCCAGCGCCTCTTCCGCGGTGCTGGAACGAATCACCGCCACCAGCCGGTGGGCCTGCATGGCGGTCATCAACTCGGTCTTGGTCATGGCGACACTCTCTCGTGTCTCGAAATCAACGGACAAGCGGAGGGGCTAACTCAGACTCAGGCCGCCGTCGACGAGCAGGGTCTGGCCGGTCACGAAGTCGCCGCCGGTGATGAGGCCCAGGACGGCGCCGGCCACCTCTTCCGGTTTCGCCACGCGCTTGAGGGGATAGTTGGCCGACGCGCGCTCGATGATGGCGTCGTAGTCCGCGCCGTAGTGGTCGCGCATCCACTGGGTGTCGGTAAACGCCGGCGCCACCGCGTTGACCCGGATCTCGGGCCCCAAGGCCACGGCAAGGCCGCGGGTCAGGTAGATGAGGCCGGCCTTGGCGGTGCCGTAGGCGAGAGACGACATGGTCGAGGGCGCGATGACACCCGAGATGGACGACACGTTGACGATCATGCCCCCGGCGGCCTTCAGGTGCGGCGCCGCCGCCCGCGCGCACCGGAACGCGCCCTTCACGTTGACGTCCAGGGTCATGTCCCAGATGTCGTCGGTCAACGCCTCCATGTCCGTGATCGGCACCCAGCGGGTGATACCGGCGTTGTTCACCAGGATGTCCAGGCGCCCGAACCGCTCCACCGTCTGACGGACCATTTCGCGGACATGGCCGTCGTCGCGCACGTCGCCGTGCACGCACAGCGCCTCGGCGCCCAGCGCCCGCGCCTCTTCCGCCAGACTCTCGGCCTGCTCCTTGGCCGAGCGGTAGTTGATCGCCACGCCGGCGGCGCCGGCGCGCGCCAACTCCAGGACCGTCGCCCGGCCGATGCCGGTGGCGGCGCCGGTGACGAGCGCGATGCGTTCAGAGAGAATCATGAGCTCATGTCACTTTCCCCACCGCATGCGCAACTGGATTCCAGCTTTCGCGGGAATGACGCATAGCGGTGGCGCTGCAGGGTCGTGGCCAGGTGGAGTTTGGACACAGCCTGTTTCGCGGGAATAAAGATAATCAAGACACTGCGTCCCGCCGCAACTCCTTTGTCGCGGCCTCATCGATGACCCATTGCTCCGGCAGCCGCACCTTCTCATCGTCGCCACCGGTGAAGCGCACCACCACGCCGTAGTCGCGGGCGGCCGCGGCGGCGGTGATGTAGCCGTACACCACGTCCGCGCGCACGCGTTCGAGGTCGCGTTTCATGGGGTCGCCGTAGCCGCCTCCGCCGGGGTGGTTCAGTTGCACGCTGCGGTCGCCGCCCAGATGGGTCTGGGCCTTGGGGTTCGGGCGCTCGCCGCCGTCGAGGATGAACTCGCCGGGGAGCCCCGGACCGCCGCCCATGATGCCGGGGGCGGCGTATCGGGTGCGGTCGAGGATGCCGTTGACGCTCCACTGTCCGTGGGCGCGGTTGGCGAATTCGGTGAACTGGCCGAGGCCGCCGCGCCAGGTGCCGGCGCCGCCGGAATCCACCCGCAACGCGCGCCGGCGCATGACCAGCGGCGACAGGCTCTCGATGACCTCCGCGGGCACGCCGGCGACGCCGCTGGGGAAGCCCACCGCGCTCAGCCCGTCCTTCGTGGGACGGGCGCCCGTGCCGCCCACCTGGAACACCGTGAGATTGAACGCCGGGTCCTGGCCGCGCCACACGCTGAGCCAGATGGGGTCCGCGCTCGGCGCCATGAGCTTTCCGGGAAGCGCCTTGGCCAGCGCGGTGAACACCGCGGTGGGCACGAAGTGGCCCACGGTCTGCCGCGCCGCCACCGGCGCCGGTTCGTTGGCGTTGAGGATGCTCCCCGCGGGCGCGCTCACGTGCACCGGACGGAAGCTGCCCTCGTTGTGGGGCACGTCGGGATAGATGGCCGCCTTGGCCGCGAAGCTGGCATAGGCGTGGGTGTAGTTCATCACCACGTTGATGCCGCGGTGGCTCTGGGGCGACGAGCCGGTGAAGTCGATGAAGATCTCGTCGCCCCGCACCTCCAGCTTCGTCTTGATGTAGATCGGCTCCTCGAAGCCGTCGCTCCAGGTCTCCCCTTCCCACGCGCCGTCCTCGAGGTCGGCAATGGCCGCGCGCACCGCCTTCTCCGAGCGGCTGATGATCTCCTCGGCGACGGGATCGAAGCTGTCCAGCTCGAACTCGTCCATGGTCTCGATGAGCGCCCGGCCGCCGGCGTCGTTGCAGGCGGACTGGGCGTAGAAGTCGCTCACCACCTCGTGGGGCAGCCGCACGTTGGCGCGGATCATCTTGAGCAGGATGGGGTCGGGCTCCCCCGCGTGGAAGAGCTTCATGATGGGGATGCGGAGCCCCTCCTCGTACACCTCCCGGGCCTCGGCGGAAAGGATGCGGCCGCCGATGTCCGCCGCGTGGCAGGTGTTGGCGAAGAACGCCACGAGCTGCCCGGCCCGGAAGATGGGCGTGGTGATGGTGATGTCGTTGACGTGCCCGGCGGTCTGCCACGGGTCGTTGGTGATCAGCACGTCGCCGGGCGCCAGCGTGTCCGCCGGGAACTCCCGCAGGAAGTGCCCCATGGACGTGGCCATGGCGTTGATGTGGCCCGGCGTGCCGCTGACCGATTGCGCCACCATGCGGCCCTTGGTGTCGAACAGGCCGCAGGCCAAGTCCTGGCTCTCCCGCACGATGGTGCTGAAGGCCGTGCGCATCAGCGCGTCCTGCTGCTCGTTGGCCACCGACAGGAGCCGGTTCCAGATGACCTCGAGAGTTACGGGATCGATGACAGGCTTACTCATAGTCGAACTCTACGATCACGTTCAGATTATCGTCAACCCGGGCGCGGCTGCGGGCGGTCACCACCAGGGTGGATTCCCGCTCCTCCACGATGGCCGGCCCCGGGAAGGTCATTCCCGGCGTCAGGGAATAGCGGTCGTAGACCGCGGTCTCGACGAATTGTCCCCGGCCCGCCGAGTACACCGGGCGGGTACCCTTCTGCGCCTTGGCCCCTACCGCCCTGGCACCGCGGGTCGAGAAGTTCAGCGGCTGCTCCGGC
The sequence above is drawn from the Deltaproteobacteria bacterium genome and encodes:
- a CDS encoding LON peptidase substrate-binding domain-containing protein, coding for MEDKTASVSLPEILSVFPLTGVLLLPGTRLPLHIFEPRYRNLVHDALEAEGVFGMIQPFTPQRDNRPQPGAEQTIPDLYPVGCAGHIERWEQSPDGRYMVQLRGISRFRVKEELSVERGYRRVLPDYASFADLDGDASEAVDRPRLTQALSRYAEARGMAVDPDQLHPIPDADFVNFLGVAMPFHPSEKQALLEAGSFKERQDLLVNLLEFGGGAPEPPSGSGSRTLN
- a CDS encoding iron-containing redox enzyme family protein, with the translated sequence MTSQAFVDSIIGEIIQPGVERLMACRYFTDLREGTLTTRRLQGFALQHYLLNIAINKGFTLCMAKNAHNQELFELYLHAFTEEQTHPDLMKRFGLSIGLTDGDFAQALPIFECQAHAAAILRGMFLGSPAETRTSALVNESMVGRYAAEFDDCLARQYGVNDHHREFFTVHAVADQEHTALAAQVIARFCTTERDRQVVTHAARNMVRFKLAKFEGLYDEYA
- a CDS encoding hydantoinase B/oxoprolinase family protein: MSKPVIDPVTLEVIWNRLLSVANEQQDALMRTAFSTIVRESQDLACGLFDTKGRMVAQSVSGTPGHINAMATSMGHFLREFPADTLAPGDVLITNDPWQTAGHVNDITITTPIFRAGQLVAFFANTCHAADIGGRILSAEAREVYEEGLRIPIMKLFHAGEPDPILLKMIRANVRLPHEVVSDFYAQSACNDAGGRALIETMDEFELDSFDPVAEEIISRSEKAVRAAIADLEDGAWEGETWSDGFEEPIYIKTKLEVRGDEIFIDFTGSSPQSHRGINVVMNYTHAYASFAAKAAIYPDVPHNEGSFRPVHVSAPAGSILNANEPAPVAARQTVGHFVPTAVFTALAKALPGKLMAPSADPIWLSVWRGQDPAFNLTVFQVGGTGARPTKDGLSAVGFPSGVAGVPAEVIESLSPLVMRRRALRVDSGGAGTWRGGLGQFTEFANRAHGQWSVNGILDRTRYAAPGIMGGGPGLPGEFILDGGERPNPKAQTHLGGDRSVQLNHPGGGGYGDPMKRDLERVRADVVYGYITAAAAARDYGVVVRFTGGDDEKVRLPEQWVIDEAATKELRRDAVS
- a CDS encoding amidohydrolase family protein — its product is MWKGFKVMDADAHMHEPQYLWERYVEPAYRDQVPKVAFMDGAFMVYEPDGRIIPKTEKQPKLPRTAWADMEAKYGEQYRTWWSSETRLKDMDAHGWDVQVLLPTGNNGNFAYRVALKDAKLGAAMCRAYNNWCRDYCDADPKRLKFVAVLPGADTVDMVAEARRAVEELGAVSVRNPFLPEDRWLHEPEYDALWSLACELDFPISVHGEYRQRRFHPFAGGNRGNVDDRDMQQLALRGLDHALGFPCDNMATMGHFIFTGILDRFPKLRLGILESNVGWVPFWLGRMDEHTHGRNSVMGNAVERLPMLPSEYFKRQVTVTCDSDESALSYAVDHLGGENIAWNTDYPHPDAPRPEKALPDFDAQPIADEAKAKILWDNAVTLFGPRILA
- a CDS encoding bifunctional 4-hydroxy-2-oxoglutarate aldolase/2-dehydro-3-deoxy-phosphogluconate aldolase; protein product: MTKTELMTAMQAHRLVAVIRSSTAEEALATARAVGEAGIRFVEVTFTVPDAAEVIRTLAGEGVVHVGAGTVLSEEQARTGIEAGARFIVSPSLELDLVPLCREAGVASIPAGATPTEVVQALRAGADLVKIFPADCVGGPHFIRQMLGPFPDARFMVSGGVNKDNVAEYAALGVTGIVLGSAFLADVLAREGHAGLVAKAREFVDLLS
- a CDS encoding SDR family oxidoreductase encodes the protein MILSERIALVTGAATGIGRATVLELARAGAAGVAINYRSAKEQAESLAEEARALGAEALCVHGDVRDDGHVREMVRQTVERFGRLDILVNNAGITRWVPITDMEALTDDIWDMTLDVNVKGAFRCARAAAPHLKAAGGMIVNVSSISGVIAPSTMSSLAYGTAKAGLIYLTRGLAVALGPEIRVNAVAPAFTDTQWMRDHYGADYDAIIERASANYPLKRVAKPEEVAGAVLGLITGGDFVTGQTLLVDGGLSLS